The DNA segment CGGTGTCCCGTGATCCATCCCACCGCCACCGTTCGTGTAGGCCGGCGCGGGCCCATTATTGTTTGTGTTGCCACCGGTGCCCGGGAAGCGGACCGATTTCATGAGGCTGCTACGCACACCACCGCTTGCCGCAGTGGACGCTATGCCACGCTGTTTGGCAtcatgctgttgctgctgctgctgttggtggtgttggtggttgagctgctgctgctgctgctgtgactgttgctgctggccaCCTCCCATTAGCGCGCCGAGCGTTTTCAGCGCACCGGAAAACGTGTGCTGTGCCGCACCACTACTGCCGGACAACTTGTGCGGTGCCTTGGGCTTCGGATCGGCCGGGTGCTGCTGCATCAACCCGTTGGTAGCATGAGGGTGCAGATGGTGATGGTGCCGATCGTCGTCGACCGTTCGCGACAAGCCGCTTGGCGGTACCACCTTTCCATTGCTGACGATGCTGCTGCCCCCGTGCATCATTGCGTGATCGTGATTATtatgattgttgttgttatgcaTACTATTCattgtattgttattgttatttgcGTTAGCGTTATTACTCATATTGCCGTTAATCGTATTAGCGTTCGCGTTGTGACTACTGCTGCCGTTGGTACTGGAGTTGCTGGATTGGTTCATTccgctgccaccaccaccgttcgtGTTGCCGTTCACCATGCCACCACCGTCGGCATTGCCGTGCCCGTTGTGGTGCTGATGATGCAGAagatgattatgatgattcaggtggtggtggtggtgctgcagctgctggtgttgATATGACTGCTGGTGGTGATTGTTGCCGCCATTATTtcgatgctgttgctgctgctgttgctccatTTCCATCGCTGACGGGGGACAGTGTGGGGagggtggtaacggtggaggcgtaccaccgccgccaccgtccaGCAGATAAGCCGGCGGGGGTTCCTTCTTGGGGGATGAATGCTTCTGCAGCAGTATCATGGTCGTGTCGTACGATGGTGGATCGTTCGGGGAGCCGGTGCTGCTACCGCTCGACACAccattgttgctgctgcccgaCAGCGCCTGTGGTTGCGCGGGTGAGGATTGGCCGTTCATTGTGCCGCcaccgacaccaccaccactgccgaCCGTCTGCACTGGCACATTGGAAGGAAGCACGTTTTGCAGCCCGGGCAGGGATGGTTTGGCGCGCAGGGGCTGCTTCGGTACGCCACTGCCCGGGCCGCCCGCGGCAGCACTGGCTGCAGCGCCGACGTGCCGACCCGCCCCACCACCCTCATGCCCGAGGGCCGACGGCGAGGGGGGTGGCGGTGTTGCGTAGCCGGACGCAGCCTTGTTTAGCTTGGCCTGCACCGACACGGCGTACGAGGGCGGCGGTGGATTGTTGTGCAGCGgatgaccaccaccaccaccactgccaccgcTGGTCCCGGGCACGCCTCCGGCCGGTGCTGCCGGTGCGACGGCCGTCTGCAGGATTGGCTTCTGCACCTGGGTCGATTTCACCGAGTGCATGATGATCGGATGCTGGGCCGCTTTCGAGGCGGGCGCATGCACGGCGGATGGTTTCGGCTGCAGCGGGATCGGTCGCTGTATCGCGGCGCCCAGCAgcccgctgccgccgccgccgccgcccgctCCCTGCGACACCGTGATCGGGCTGGACGAGCCGATCGACGCGTTCGAGTAGAAGCCCGAGCTGGGGCTCTTGCGGAAGTCCGACTGGGCCGAGGACGACTGCGTCGGGCTCTGGCGGCTGTGGAACGACGTCAGATAGTTGGGCGGCGAGGACGGCCCGAGCTGGGGGTACGGGGGCGGCGGCTCGTTCCCCGTGTACACCGCCATCTGCTGgctgagctgctgctgcacctgcGGTCCGTTCTGCACGATGATCGGCTGCCGCAGCCCCGGATGGTTGCCGCTGCTCGCGATCGGCGAGGAGCCGCGGGCCGGCGACTGCGAGGCCGCGCCGCCAAACTGCCCGTTCCGGCCGGACGCGACCGAGGCGGGCGACATGCGCTTCAGCAGATGCATCGGGTTCGGCGGCTGAGGAGTGGACGGGGTGGAGGAGCAGCGCGGCGGCGGAATCGGGGGCGCATCGCTGAAGTTGGTCGGGCAGGGCGACGGTGAGTACTGCGAGCTGCGGCCGACCACGTGCGCCGCCGAGAACGGTTGCTGCGAGTGGGGACTGTTCGAGCGGGAGCTGCCGGCACCGGAGTCCAGCGCCGGGCTAGTGCGCTGCATGTGCAGCGGCGATTGCGGCGCATCCTTCTCGATGCTCGGTTTGCGCTTCAGCGGTGCGACGAGCTGGAAGGCAAGTGGATCGAAATGAGGGATCGGATTAGCGCGAGAGTGCGGAAGCGGCAAAAGCCCCGCCGGAGCTGGTTCGCTTACctgtccaccaccaccacccagcgCTTGCTGGCTCGTCTCGTACGGCTGCAACTCGTTTTTGATCTGCTCCAGTGCTATCGCGTTGTACGCCGAGTGGCGAGCCACCGACAACGGAACTTTGCCGCCTTTTCCATTCATGCTGGATTATAATATGCATAACTTATTGCTATTTCCTAGATCTGGGTGGTAAAAGAAGAGAGCATGGCAGAGCAGAATGGAAAATTAGTAATCCAGGCAAGGAATGCCACTTTGCGGATGATAACGAATTCACAATCAGTTATGGGGGAAGTTCTGTTTTCACTTCAGAGTCAATCCAAGCATACTGTGCTGTCTTCTCTCTGTCCAGGAAAACACTCCCCCGTTGCTAGGATGCGGACTTTTCCACCGCATGTGTGGAAatagacacgcacacacacacacacacacatacacacatatttaAAATTACGCAGAaccatttattttttgcaacacGAGAAATCAcagcaacacgatgcaaaaaaagagcaaatttCTGCCTCCTCCCCACCTCTCCACCATCGGGATCACCAaccaaaacgcacacacacacacacggcagcaATGCGAAACGGAGATCATCTTTGTATGGGCCCTCGCTCGCTGCA comes from the Anopheles coluzzii chromosome 2, AcolN3, whole genome shotgun sequence genome and includes:
- the LOC120951168 gene encoding serine/threonine-protein kinase Warts-like, with the translated sequence MNGKGGKVPLSVARHSAYNAIALEQIKNELQPYETSQQALGGGGGQLVAPLKRKPSIEKDAPQSPLHMQRTSPALDSGAGSSRSNSPHSQQPFSAAHVVGRSSQYSPSPCPTNFSDAPPIPPPRCSSTPSTPQPPNPMHLLKRMSPASVASGRNGQFGGAASQSPARGSSPIASSGNHPGLRQPIIVQNGPQVQQQLSQQMAVYTGNEPPPPYPQLGPSSPPNYLTSFHSRQSPTQSSSAQSDFRKSPSSGFYSNASIGSSSPITVSQGAGGGGGGSGLLGAAIQRPIPLQPKPSAVHAPASKAAQHPIIMHSVKSTQVQKPILQTAVAPAAPAGGVPGTSGGSGGGGGHPLHNNPPPPSYAVSVQAKLNKAASGYATPPPPSPSALGHEGGGAGRHVGAAASAAAGGPGSGVPKQPLRAKPSLPGLQNVLPSNVPVQTVGSGGGVGGGTMNGQSSPAQPQALSGSSNNGVSSGSSTGSPNDPPSYDTTMILLQKHSSPKKEPPPAYLLDGGGGGTPPPLPPSPHCPPSAMEMEQQQQQQHRNNGGNNHHQQSYQHQQLQHHHHHLNHHNHLLHHQHHNGHGNADGGGMVNGNTNGGGGSGMNQSSNSSTNGSSSHNANANTINGNMSNNANANNNNNTMNSMHNNNNHNNHDHAMMHGGSSIVSNGKVVPPSGLSRTVDDDRHHHHLHPHATNGLMQQHPADPKPKAPHKLSGSSGAAQHTFSGALKTLGALMGGGQQQQSQQQQQQLNHQHHQQQQQQQHDAKQRGIASTAASGGVRSSLMKSVRFPGTGGNTNNNGPAPAYTNGGGGMDHGTPSGSSTAESSPATTPTSASGGRTSSGGGGGGGAEAGSSVASGVGNASTSGASSSGGGSAAGGAAGGGAGGSGGGGGGEDNPRKIKHQSPIPERKNLSKEKEAERSECKVKHYSPQAYKFFMEQHIENVLKSYSQRNFRIKQLESEMSKLDLPEETKIEMRKLLCQKESNYIRLKRAKMDKSMFAKIKTIGVGAFGEVTLVKKIDTTNHLYAMKTLRKADVLKRNQVAHVKAERDILAEADNEWVVKLYYSFQDKDNLYFVMDYIPGGDLMSLLIKKGIFEEDLARFYIAELTCAIDSVHKMGFIHRDIKPDNVLIDRKGHIKLTDFGLCTGFRWTHDSKYYQKNDHARQDSMEAWSKFGPDIPPPLERRKFREKNRAKAHSIVGTPNYIAPEVLMRSGYTQLCDWWSVGVILYEMLVGQPPFLANTAEETQIKVINWRQTLRIPVDAHLTPEAMDIILRLCKNEDERIGRNVDEIKSHPFFRTIDFTKDLRSQQALYEPKIKYPTDTSNFDPIDPGRLQDSSSSCDENGHGNLDEVCDSGKPFHHGFFEFTFRRFFDDECDHKITLDSSEGQAEAIYV